The sequence CGAGGTGGCCCGCGGTTCGGGCTGATCGTGTCTAAAGCCGTCGGCAACGCTGTGATTCGTCACCGCACGTCCCGACGGCTTCGGCATGTCTGTTTAGGGCTCGTCGATAAGCTCGATGCTCAAACCGACGTTGTGATTCGCGCGCTGCCTGCTGCAGGTGTGGCAACGAGCGCACAGCTCGAACAGGATTTTCGGGCTGCACTCCGCGCAGCTCTGAAGAAAGCTCAACCTGTGGTGGAGCATATCGCTATGGATCAGCCCAAGAAATGATGGTGCACCGCAATATTTACGGCGAAGAGATCCCAGAGCCGAAAGGTGCTGGATCTCGCGTGCTGGTCAGGATTGTTCGGCTCTATCAAAAGTATGTCTCACCGCTGAAGATGTACTCCACCTGCCGATTCGAGCCAACATGTAGTGCTTACGCGCTTGAGGCCATTTCGCGGCGCGGCGCAATAACCGGTACTGTTCTAGCCATAACGCGGCTGGTGAAATGCGGGCCGTGGCATCCGGGCGGATATGACCCCGTTCCGCGACGCGATTAGTTCCCACACAAACCAACTAGGAGTCTCGACACACAGTGCTCAACTTCATTTACTGGCCGATCTCGGCCGTGCTGTGGTTCTGGCACAAGGTTTTCGGCTTCGTCTTCGACGAGGCTTCAGGTATTTCCTGGATCTTGGCCATCATGTTCCTCACCTTCACCATCCGCGTGCTGCTGATTAAACCTACAGTGAATCAGCTGCGGGCCGGGCGAAAAATGCAGGAACTACAACCCCAAATGCAGGCCATCCGCGCAAAATACAAAAACGACCAAGAAAAAATGGCGTTAGAGACCCAAAAACTCTACAAAGACGCCAAAATGAACCCGCTGGCCAGCTGTATCGCCCCAGTGGTGCAAATGCCAGTATTCTTCGGGCTGTTCCACGTGCTGCGCTCCTTCAACCGCACCGGTACGGGTTCCTGGCAGCTTGGCATGAGCGTAGAAGAAAACCGCAACACCGCCAACTACATCTTCAGCCCGGAAGAAGTCCGCTCTTTCCTTGATGCCACAGTGTTCGGTGTTCCGATCTCCGCGTTCATCTCCATGCCGGAAGACATGATGGATGCTTTCACAACGGACTTCACGAAGACTCAGGTGGTCCTAGTGGCAGCACCATTGATTGTGATTATCGCGCTGTTCACCCACTTCAACGCACGCATCAGCTTGAACCGGCAAAAGAAACGCCGCGAAGCAGGTAAAGTCTCCGCACCCACTGGGGATAATGCGGAGATGATGGAAATGCAGATGAACATGATGAACAAGATGATGCTGTGGTTCTTGCCCGCCACCATCTTCTTCACCGGCTTCCTGTGGCACATTGGTCTGCTGTTCTACATGTTCGCCAATAACATCTGGACGTTCTTCCAGAACCTCATTGTGTTCCGCAAGATGGACGAAGAGGAAGCACGGGAAGAAGAAGCTAAAAAGGCAGCAAAGCGCAGCACCGCGCCTGTTGTCGGCGCACGAAAGAAAGATAAGCGCAGTAAGAGGGAGCGTAAGCAGGGTAAGTAAGGATTGCCTAGGGCTCACACCGTCTATTTGTTCACCGGGTTAGCTATTCTGATTTCAGCACTTCCATATTTCGCCACAGAAGGAGTACACAGCCGTGTCCGTTGAATTCGAACCCACGCCAGAGGTTGCCTCCTTAATCTTCGGTGACCGTCTGGCTCTTGCCGAGTCCTACCACGATTCCTTGGCCACCACTGCAACAGAGCGAGGATTCATTGGACCCAAAGAGGTAGGGCGTCTGTGGAGTCGGCACATTATGAACTGCGCCATCAT comes from Corynebacterium cystitidis and encodes:
- the rnpA gene encoding ribonuclease P protein component, encoding MLPKAHKLASSADFRRTMKTGTRAGSRTLVVHQATRPGNILRGGPRFGLIVSKAVGNAVIRHRTSRRLRHVCLGLVDKLDAQTDVVIRALPAAGVATSAQLEQDFRAALRAALKKAQPVVEHIAMDQPKK
- the yidD gene encoding membrane protein insertion efficiency factor YidD, whose translation is MVHRNIYGEEIPEPKGAGSRVLVRIVRLYQKYVSPLKMYSTCRFEPTCSAYALEAISRRGAITGTVLAITRLVKCGPWHPGGYDPVPRRD
- the yidC gene encoding membrane protein insertase YidC, coding for MLNFIYWPISAVLWFWHKVFGFVFDEASGISWILAIMFLTFTIRVLLIKPTVNQLRAGRKMQELQPQMQAIRAKYKNDQEKMALETQKLYKDAKMNPLASCIAPVVQMPVFFGLFHVLRSFNRTGTGSWQLGMSVEENRNTANYIFSPEEVRSFLDATVFGVPISAFISMPEDMMDAFTTDFTKTQVVLVAAPLIVIIALFTHFNARISLNRQKKRREAGKVSAPTGDNAEMMEMQMNMMNKMMLWFLPATIFFTGFLWHIGLLFYMFANNIWTFFQNLIVFRKMDEEEAREEEAKKAAKRSTAPVVGARKKDKRSKRERKQGK